In Blastopirellula sp. J2-11, a single genomic region encodes these proteins:
- a CDS encoding ECF-type sigma factor, with amino-acid sequence MPGSTDVTQGAQSEDWVATERLLPRVYDELRRLAATYLAREQYGHTRRPTSLVHEAYLRLIGLDANTLWRDERHFFGAAAIAIRRILVDNARHKRALKRGGDAIRHNLYDEITATLPEPVEDLIALDDALSKLATVHPQAAEIVQLVYFSGLSLRQAAEVLSVSPRSADRLWAYAKAWLRCELGGDDENS; translated from the coding sequence ATGCCGGGATCCACCGATGTGACACAAGGTGCTCAATCGGAGGATTGGGTAGCGACGGAAAGATTGCTGCCCAGGGTGTATGACGAACTACGCCGACTTGCAGCGACCTATCTAGCCAGAGAACAATATGGGCATACTCGTCGGCCAACGTCGTTAGTCCATGAAGCTTACCTTCGACTCATTGGCTTGGATGCCAACACACTTTGGAGAGACGAACGGCATTTCTTTGGCGCGGCTGCAATTGCAATCCGACGCATCCTGGTGGACAACGCACGCCACAAAAGGGCGCTCAAGCGGGGTGGCGATGCAATTCGCCACAACCTTTATGACGAAATTACTGCTACTCTTCCTGAACCTGTCGAAGATCTAATCGCTCTGGACGATGCTCTCAGCAAACTCGCCACGGTTCACCCACAGGCGGCCGAGATTGTGCAACTCGTTTATTTTTCAGGTCTTTCGCTTCGCCAAGCGGCTGAAGTTCTGAGCGTCTCTCCCCGCTCCGCCGATCGTCTCTGGGCCTACGCCAAAGCTTGGCTGCGCTGCGAACTTGGCGGCGACGACGAAAATTCTTGA
- a CDS encoding protein kinase domain-containing protein, translated as MNEQSIFNQALDIDDIVRRAAYLDQACGDNAALRKRVESLLEEQKRSGEFLRIPALEQMREAGAVTNDATIRDEPEEFRFLQPSDVPGSLGKLGHYDIQELIGRGGFGIVFKGFDQRLHRVVAIKVLNPEMAATSPARKRFLREARATAAIRHENVVSIYSVEDTPIPFLVMEYIDGKTLQQLIDETGPLDLPAILRIGQKIADGLEAAHQKGLIHRDLTPGNILIESGTGQVKVVDFGLVRVADDASESQSAVIAGTPLYMSPEQAQGYKLDCRSDLFSLGSVLYVMCSGRPPFRAPKVLAVLKRIVDEAPRHIQEIIPEVPGWLIAIVCKLHAKDPAKRFASAQEVSNLLAHPPVQVVDRANLVADPPLVSSHASRPIRQWLTVAAILLALFSSLGVTEATGITNFRGTVIRLFSPAGTLIVEVDDPDVSVAIDGEELVITGAGAKEIRVKPGQHRITASKDGEVLLQELVTISRNGRQVVRVSREEPSDAIKPEHAPSPSLSNSIWDGPNGIVLSIDRLDGESFQGRITIDGLIDRRIRGTIKGRSIAWLAQDVVAVKGGKGANNSGTIQTDTSGDRIDFTYGLNKAGNDPPGMSGTFTVRRRVSQRLSNDSQAFFAEVAQLPLSEQASAVGKKLAEINPGFDGTVKEKIDNGRVVSLSFHGDAIENLWPVRSLPDLTTLRCVGTHLTHGKLRDLSPLTGMSLTTLDISNSSVSDLSPLKGMRLVNLHCDHTKISDLSPLAKLPLKSLMLWCSSNVTDLSPLSGMKLTHLNCDFTKVADLSPLEGMPLERLSFGLSRVNDLSPLRGMPLRELYCSNTQITDLTPLAGAPLRLLRTEHTRISDLSPLVGMPLKELAIEGTLVSDLSLLVDLPLEQLSLDLPQFDETSEKLLFSMPVKQLGSNASKFRETKIYWQEHASRKEAAEKFATDHSQQPPAKQMKAILGKLREGTSGVGMSPLSEDGVITEARLTLDANSHDISPLRMLGSLRKLTLIGGPGSLDLSSINSLPVETLECSHDQALRNRNVLNAMTTLATINGQSKQDYLHRIQQEAPQAEPKE; from the coding sequence ATGAATGAGCAGTCCATTTTCAACCAAGCTCTCGACATTGATGACATCGTCCGTCGTGCTGCCTATCTCGATCAAGCGTGCGGAGATAACGCGGCATTGCGAAAACGCGTGGAATCTCTGCTTGAAGAGCAGAAACGGTCGGGAGAGTTTCTCCGTATCCCCGCTTTAGAGCAGATGAGAGAGGCCGGTGCGGTGACGAATGATGCGACGATACGAGACGAGCCGGAAGAATTCCGTTTCTTGCAACCGTCCGATGTGCCTGGATCACTGGGCAAACTTGGACATTATGATATTCAAGAGTTGATTGGTCGTGGAGGCTTCGGAATCGTCTTTAAGGGGTTCGATCAGCGATTGCACCGAGTTGTCGCCATCAAGGTGTTAAACCCTGAAATGGCGGCTACGTCGCCGGCTAGAAAACGATTCTTGCGGGAAGCCAGAGCGACTGCGGCCATTCGTCACGAAAATGTCGTCAGTATCTATTCCGTTGAAGACACGCCGATCCCGTTTCTGGTGATGGAATATATTGACGGAAAAACGCTTCAACAACTGATCGATGAAACCGGTCCGCTAGATCTTCCGGCAATTCTGCGGATTGGCCAAAAGATTGCTGATGGACTGGAGGCGGCTCACCAGAAGGGACTTATACACCGTGACCTGACTCCCGGAAATATCTTGATTGAATCAGGAACCGGCCAAGTCAAAGTAGTCGATTTTGGCCTGGTCCGCGTGGCCGATGACGCCAGCGAATCTCAGAGTGCCGTTATTGCCGGCACCCCACTCTACATGTCTCCCGAACAAGCCCAAGGATACAAGTTAGATTGCCGTAGCGATCTCTTTAGCCTGGGCAGCGTTCTCTACGTGATGTGTTCCGGGCGTCCCCCGTTTCGTGCTCCCAAAGTGTTAGCGGTACTTAAGCGAATCGTCGATGAAGCCCCGCGTCACATCCAGGAAATCATTCCTGAGGTTCCTGGCTGGCTGATCGCGATCGTTTGCAAACTCCATGCAAAAGATCCAGCCAAACGATTTGCCTCGGCACAGGAAGTATCCAACCTGTTGGCTCATCCCCCTGTGCAAGTAGTGGATAGGGCGAATCTGGTTGCAGATCCTCCTTTAGTTTCATCCCATGCGAGTCGCCCAATTCGTCAATGGTTGACGGTTGCCGCGATCCTTCTAGCGCTATTTTCAAGCCTTGGCGTCACTGAGGCGACGGGAATCACCAACTTTCGTGGTACCGTAATTCGCTTATTTTCTCCCGCAGGAACTCTGATTGTCGAAGTCGATGATCCAGACGTTAGTGTCGCCATCGACGGAGAAGAGCTTGTGATTACCGGCGCAGGCGCAAAAGAAATTCGAGTTAAGCCAGGACAACATCGCATCACGGCAAGCAAGGATGGTGAAGTCCTGCTTCAGGAGTTGGTCACGATTTCGCGCAATGGTCGGCAAGTCGTACGAGTCAGCCGCGAGGAACCTTCGGACGCCATCAAGCCAGAGCATGCTCCATCGCCTTCGTTGAGTAACAGCATTTGGGATGGCCCTAATGGCATCGTGCTCTCGATCGATCGACTGGATGGGGAATCCTTTCAGGGGCGAATTACGATCGATGGTTTGATTGACAGAAGAATTCGGGGAACGATCAAAGGCCGATCGATTGCCTGGTTGGCCCAGGATGTTGTCGCCGTCAAGGGAGGCAAAGGAGCCAATAATTCTGGAACTATTCAAACAGATACTTCCGGAGACAGGATAGATTTTACCTACGGCTTGAATAAGGCCGGAAACGATCCGCCCGGGATGAGCGGTACGTTTACCGTTCGCAGGAGAGTTTCGCAGCGGTTATCAAACGATTCGCAAGCTTTTTTCGCTGAAGTCGCCCAACTCCCTCTGAGCGAACAGGCGTCCGCTGTTGGCAAAAAGCTGGCGGAGATCAATCCTGGCTTCGACGGCACGGTCAAGGAGAAAATCGACAACGGGCGCGTCGTCTCGCTCTCCTTTCATGGAGATGCGATCGAGAACCTCTGGCCGGTTCGTTCGTTGCCGGATTTAACGACATTACGATGTGTCGGAACACACCTAACACACGGAAAACTCCGTGACTTGTCGCCGCTGACCGGAATGTCGCTGACGACTCTGGACATCAGCAATTCCAGCGTTTCCGATCTCTCTCCCCTAAAGGGGATGCGGCTCGTGAACCTGCATTGTGACCATACGAAAATTTCCGACCTCTCTCCCTTGGCCAAACTGCCGCTGAAATCTCTGATGCTCTGGTGCAGTAGCAACGTCACAGACCTGTCTCCGCTGTCCGGGATGAAGTTGACCCATCTCAATTGTGATTTCACCAAAGTTGCCGATCTGTCTCCGCTTGAAGGAATGCCGCTTGAACGTCTATCGTTCGGCTTATCCCGGGTAAACGATCTGTCTCCTTTACGAGGAATGCCCTTGAGGGAACTCTACTGCAGCAACACGCAAATTACGGATCTTACGCCGCTGGCTGGCGCTCCGCTGCGGTTGCTGCGCACCGAGCACACACGGATTTCTGATCTGTCTCCGCTTGTGGGCATGCCGCTGAAAGAACTGGCCATCGAAGGAACGCTGGTCTCGGACCTGTCCTTACTCGTAGACTTGCCGCTGGAGCAACTATCACTTGACTTGCCGCAATTTGATGAGACGTCTGAAAAACTGTTGTTTTCCATGCCTGTCAAGCAGTTGGGGAGCAATGCAAGCAAATTTCGTGAAACGAAAATCTATTGGCAAGAGCATGCATCACGCAAAGAAGCAGCCGAGAAGTTTGCGACAGATCACTCCCAACAGCCTCCTGCCAAGCAGATGAAAGCCATTCTAGGAAAACTTCGTGAAGGCACATCCGGCGTTGGGATGTCACCCCTCAGTGAAGACGGCGTCATTACAGAGGCTAGGTTGACGCTCGATGCGAACTCACACGACATTTCGCCCCTACGCATGTTGGGGTCGCTCCGCAAATTAACTTTGATAGGCGGCCCTGGATCTCTCGACCTGTCATCGATCAACAGCCTTCCCGTGGAAACTCTTGAGTGCAGCCATGATCAGGCGCTCCGAAATCGAAACGTTCTGAATGCAATGACAACGCTTGCGACGATCAATGGTCAGTCCAAGCAGGATTACCTGCACAGAATCCAGCAAGAAGCTCCGCAAGCAGAACCCAAAGAGTAA